Part of the Halopenitus persicus genome is shown below.
CCAACGGAGGTTCCGGAGGCCGTGCGTGAGGCGATGGCGGCCGAACAGCCGAATCCGGACGTCGAGGCCGCGTTCGCCGAGCGATACGAGACGGTGTGTGACAAGCTCGCGACGGTCTACGGGACCGACCACGACGTCGTGGTCCCCGGTGGCGAGGGGATACTCGGACTCGAGGCCGCGATCGCGTCGCTCGTGGCGCCGGGCGACCACGTGCTGTGCGTCTCGAACGGGCTCTACGGCGACGGGTTCGCGGACTTCGTCGAATCGTACGGCGGCGAGGCGACCGTCGTCTCGGCCCCCTCCGACGAGGGCTACGACCTGGCGGCGGTCGACGACGCGCTCGAGGCGGCCGCGGCCGAGGGCGCCCCGATCGAGGTGGCTACGCTGGTCCACTGTGAGACGCCGACGGGAACCCTCAACGACCTCGATCCGGTGCTCGATCGTCTCGAGAGCCACGACGTGGTGAGCGTCGTCGACGCGGTCTCCTCGCTCGGCGGGACGCCGGTCCCGACCGATCGGATCGACGTCTGTCTCGGCGCGTCCCAGAAGTGTTTCAGCGCGCCCCCGGGGCTCACGACCGCCGCGATCAGCGACCGCGCCTGGGACCGGATGACGGAACGCGATCCCGCGTCTCTGTACACGAACTTCCTGCCCTGGCGGGACGTCTCCGAGGGATTCCCGTACACCCATCTGACCGCGAACGTCGCCGCGCTCGACGTCGCACTCGATCTGATCCTTGAGGAGGGGCTCGAGTCGGTCTTCGACCGCCACGAGCGGGCCGCCCGGCGCTGTCGCGAGCGCGGCCGCGAGATCGGCCTCGACCTCCATCCCGACCCCGAGCGCGCCTCGCCGACCGTGACCGCCTTCCACCTCCCGGGCGAGGCGGAGTCGGTCCGCGACCGGGTCGAGGCGGACCACGACATCGTTCTCGCCACGGGGCTCGCCGACCTGTCGAACGAGATCCTCCGGATCGGGCATATGGGGTACAACGCCGACGTCGAGAAAGTGGACCGCGTGATGGACGCCGTCGAGGCGGTCGTGGAGTAACGGCAGGCGGTCGTGGAGTAACGGCAGGCGGTCGGAACGCGGCGAAGCAGTCAGAAACGCGGCGAACGGATTCGCGTCCGGCGCCCGCGCGATCAGCGGTCGTCGAGGAACCGGCGCGTCCGTGCGGCGACGGCGGCGCGGAAGTCGTCCATATCGATCGATCGCGAGCCGTCGTGGAGTCGATGGTGATGCTCTCGATCGATGTCCTCGAGAACGCGGTCGTACAGCGCGTCGACGGTGACCGTCCGCTCCGCCTTCTCGAGCCGCGACGCGATGCGCTCGAGCCGCTTCCGAGTCGCGTAGCGAGCCGCCGCCGCGTCGGCATCGGGGGGAACGGACTCGGCCTCGGGTGCGGACTCGGGTGCGGACTCGGATGCGGCCGCGAACGGGGGTTCGGCATCGCCGCGGAACTCGGGATGGGGAAGGACGGCCCGCCGGCCCGCCTTGTCGCGTATCACGATCCCCGCCGCGGGGCCATCGTAGTACGCCGACTGGGGAACCGTGTAGGCGTCGGGGTCGAAATCGCGTGCCCGGACCTCCCGGTCGACGGCGTGGACGGGAGCCAGGCCGAGCGCCTCGAGAACGCGTTCGACCGCGTCCGGGGGGAGGAACTCGCCGTCTGAGCCCGACCGGACGTCGAAGCCGAGGAACGAGGGGGTCCGCTCCCAGTCGTAGTCGATCGCGTGCCGGTGGGTCGCCTCGCCGAAGACGGTCACGTCCTCGACGTTCGCGACCGCCTCCCGAAGCGCCCGTCGGTCGAGCCGCTCCCGAACGTGCCGGACGGCGTGACGGTAGGGCGCGGGGATGTGGGCCGGGTTCCGGTACACCCGGTTCCGGTCGCCGAACCGGATGGCGCCGGAGTCGCGCAGCTGAAACCGGAGCTGTGCGCCGTCGACGTGCTCGAGGAGCCAGAGGTGCCCCTCCTCGAGGAGGCCGGCGGGGGCGTTCTCGACGTGGGGAATGGACGGGTATGTGTGCATCGGGAGTGGTGAATACGTCAACTACCCCACCGACGTTCGCTTACGCTCGCGCCTGAGGACGGGGCGTGTCCGTGGATTCCCGGTCTGCCGACCCGGATGGGTCGTCGGGGGTGTAGTCCCCGTTCCCGTTCAGCGTCCCGGACTTCAGGGCGAGTTGACCGTCGCCCAACCCCGAGGCGTGGTCGTGTATCTTCGACTTGTTCAAGATGAGGTAGCCGTCGTCGTTGCGCCCGTGTTCGATCGTGTAGTTGGCGGCGTCGTTGAACTGTTCGATGGGGGTACGGAGGTCGTCGCGCCGCTCGTCGGGTACGTCGAGTTTGACGGGGACGGTACGCTTGACCTCCATCTGCGTATTCACATACGGACGGGTATCCTATATACGTTGAGAAGCCGGGCTGCCATCGTCGCGAGGTTCCGTCGCAGTTGACGGCTCCTCCCTACTCGCTTGTGTTTCCGGCGCGGACGCCGGAACCCCGGCACTCGTTTCCAAATTATAATTAACTTTCGTGTAGAAAACTGGGTATCCAGCAGATATCGAACGGACGGAGATAACTATTTGTTCCATGATGACATATGTTATCATATGAACGGGTCAAAGGAGGACCCGAGTCAGCGAAATCACGCGGCAGCGAGCGATCTCCCTCCGCGATTAGCGGAGGATCGGTTCTATTGGGCGCTCGCCTCACCCCACCGCCGACGGTTACTCCACCATTTATGTGAAAACGAGGACAGTACCGTGGACGAACTCGCATCCGTCCTGAGCGGCTGGGAGGCGACCACCACGGGAACGATGCAGACGCAAACGGACCGCTTGGAGATCCGCCTCCAATTACTGCACAATCACCTGCCGCGGCTCGCCGACTGGGGTCTGATAGACTACGACGTGGACGCGGGCACCGTCCAGCTTGGTTCGCTTCATCCACGGACCGTGGACGTCATCCAGCGGAGCATCGAGGCTGAACGGTTTGCAACCACGGAATGACGCTCACCTCCCTGATCGACGAGCTTCGGGAGCGGGACCATCACGTCACCGTCTACGGGCGGGGTGAGCGTCCCGAAATCGAGACGTGGCTTGTCACCCACGGGGTTCCCGTTGCGTCCCGAACGCTTCCCGAAGGGGGTCCGGACCCGTTCATCGAGATCAGAGCCGATGGGGAAGTCGTGGGTATCATTGGCGTCGAAGCGATCGAGGGACTGCTTGAGCCACCGATCCGCCGTCCCGGCGATCGAAACGGGGTCTCCGAGGGATACCGAGCACTCTTTGCGATCCTTGAGCGGACGGTGTTCACCGGGATGAATCGTCGCGAGCTTCTCGCAGTCAGTCGGGAGATCGAGGATCGCGCCTTTCGTGTCGGTGACGGAACCCTACACGTGAGTTTTCAGACGTTCTCGACGTTCAGATCCCAGACGGCGGTGTATCGAACGCTTGGTACGGAAACGAACCTCGACATCCATATCCACGGCGTTGAGGACTGGACTCCGCCGGCGATCCCTGGAGTCACCTACCACGCCGACGGGACCGCCCGGTTCGACCCCTACTGGGTCCTCGCGTACGACGGAGGGCCTGACGTGACACAGGCCTGCGGCTTGGTAGCTGAAGAGGACCGGGACGAATACAGCGGCTTCTGGACGAACGATGCGGCGACCGTCGCGGACATCGCAACGGCGTTCAAGCCGACTTGATTCACCGCTGCACGGCGTAGGACTCTTCGTCAACGGGGACAGTGACGCCTTCAGGCGTTGCTATGAGCTGAATGCCCTCCACCGTGAATCGGACTTCGATGTCGCTGCTCGCGGAGTTCAAGAGCTGAGCAAGCGCCTCGACATCGACGAAATCGTACAGCTGATAGTCGTTACAGTCCAGTCCATACCGCTCAAGCGTTCCGACGATCTCGACCAGGAGGTCGGACGGTTCCTCAAACCCGTTTCTCGATGAACGACCCATTTCTATAGTCAGTGTGTAGGGTGGCATTGGTTTAAAGCTACTGAGGAATATATCGGATTGGGAAGGCCCTATCGATGATTGAGGGGGTGTTTGAGACAGCGATCGAACGGCTTCGGTGACGGGTGCCTACGTTACCCACGGGGGAATCGTCCCCCTTCAGGGCGGAGAGGAAGTCAAAAGGGTCCTGAATCGGCTCACGGTGCCTTAAAAGGGCGCCTCGGAGTTCCCGGGCGAGCCGCGGCTCGGTCCCTCCTGCTGCATCGACCGTTCCATCGGGTTCGAGCCGATGTCGTCGGCGGCCTCGGGGACGACGGTCTCGTCACCCGTCTCGAGGTACCGCTCCTCCAGTTCGACCAGCTGTTCGTTGATCGCCTCGCTCTGGTGGTGCATCCGGTCGGCACGCACGCGCACGAGGTCGTACTCGTGGCGGTCGCTCAGTCCGTTCCAGGCGCGGAACGAGCCCATCGTCAGCGTGTGCGTCTGCGGGCAGAACGGGGTCGTGGGGGTGAACTCCGCGCGCAACACCTCGGGATCGTCGGCCTGTTCCGCGTAGCGGTAGCCCGCGCCCGGATGGCGGGTGTCGAGGTTCAGCCGCGCGAGGTTGTAGTTGAAGGTCATGTCGTACACCTTGCGCTCCTCGAAGCAGTCGTGGGTGATCCGATGGAACGCGACGTGGTCCTCGTCGGTCAACACGTCGTGTCCCTGGAGGAACTGCCCCGGCCTCGGGATGTGGTCGAGCACGAACGCGTCCTCGTCGTCGAAGAGATCGTCGTCGCCGCCGCCGAAGGGTGAGGGGAAGCCGGCCATACGCGTCGATCGGCGCGCGTCGGCCCTATGGCTACTCCCGGATATGTTCGTCCCGTCCACGTCCGGGCCGTGTCCACGTCCGGCCGCGAGACGTGCGGGCCGTGTCCACGTCCGGCCGGAAGACGTGCGGGCCGTGTCCACGTCCGGCCGGAAGACGTGCGGGCCGTGTCCACGTCCGGCCGCGAGACGTGCGGGCCGCGTCAGCCGTCGACACGGGAGAGCGCGATCTCCCGGGCTGTGTCGGCCTCGGTCGGCGGCTCCGCGGTCACCTCGATCGCCGCGACCCACTTGACGCTACGCCAGCAGTCCGCGTCCTCGCCGGGCGGAACCAGCCGCGCAGGGCCGCCGTGTTCGACGGGCAGGGGTTCGCCGTCGAGTTCGAGCGCGAGCACCGACTCGGACAGCCGGTCGATCGGGAACGCGCAGGCGTACTCGCCGTCCATCGCGCGGACGAGCGCGTGACTGCCCCCGTCACGCGCTCCGACGGTCGCCTCAAGGAGCCGACCGACTCGAACACCGCGCCAGGTCAGGTCGGTCGCGGTCCATCCCTCGAGACACGAGAAGTCCCCCGAGAAGGTCTCGTGGGGGAGTGCCGCCAGGTCGTCGTACGTGACGGTCACGGAGTCGCCGGCGTCATCTTCGGAATCGGTTGCTTGGTCCGGAGCGGAATCAAGGTCGACCCCCGTCGACGTCGTGATCCGGAGCGTCCACCCCGCGGCCGGATCGGCGAGCGGATCGGCAGGTGGATCGGCGGACGGATCGGCGGGCGACCGGCTCGAGCCACCGAGCGCCTCGCGGACCGCGTCCGGGACGGGGTGTGAGACGAGGTCGTCGGTCGCATCGCCGTTGGACGGGGCAACCGGGTCCGATTCGGGTGGCGTGTCAGTCATCGTGATTCGTACGACGCCATGCTACACGTACACGCGGACGACGTGGCCGCCGCAGCCGCACTGTTCGATGTACTCCCACTCGAGGTCACCGTCGTCGAAGGTCGTCTCGAGGTGGTCGAAGAGGTACTCCGAGGGGTGGCCGTGTGCGCCGTGGGTGACCAGGTTGACGTGGTTGTCGGCCGCGGTGTGTTCGATCGCGTCGATCGCCTGTTCGACGACGAGGTCCCGGGAGTCGGCGTGTTCCATCCGCTCGAGGTTGGCCGACCAGGAGTTGTGGTGGACGTGGTCAGTCACCGGCTGTGCGTCGTGGTCGTGATCGTCGTGGTCGTGATCGTGGTCGGCGTGGTCGTGATCGTCGTGGTCGTGAGTCGTGTTCGTCATTCGTCCCGAGATTGGGTCCACGCACTGAAAAACCCCGAGCCGAATACGTTCAGCCACCATCACCGGAGAGACGGCCGTGAGGTGGAATCCCGGGTCCTACGAGGTCCGCGTTTCGAGCCAGTCGAACTGCGCCTCGAGTTCACGGCGTCGCTGACGTTTGATGACCGTCGCGTCCAAAACGTCCCCGACGATCGCCACGTCGAGCGCGAACTCAGTCGTGGCGGTGACCTCGCTGCCGCCGTCAGCGGCCGTGACGGTGTAGGAGGTGGTCATCGCCTCGAAAATACCCTCCCGCTGCACGTATTCGAGGGTGAACGGCGGCTCGGCGTCCGCGAGGGAGTCGTCCCCGTCGAGGCCCTCGGTGACCTCGAGCGTCAGCTCGATCGTGGCGATCCCGACCCGGTTCGCGACCGCGATCCGGTCACCGTCGACCGTCACCTCGTCGAAGCCGGCGGCGGCCATAAACGGTTCCAGGTCGGCCATCGCGTCGGCGACGGACGTCGGGTCGGCGTCGATCCAGCGCGTGAGGGTGACGGATTGCATAGGCGGGGAGACGGGACCCTGACGGAAGGATGTGGGGGCTTGATCGGCCTCGGTTCTCGCCACGGGACCCGATGCCGACGACCGAACATTTTCGGCGCAACCGGGAGGGTCGTCGGACTCGAACGTCGAGTATGGAGGCGACAACGGCGGTTTCGGAGACGGACGCGCCGACCGACCGACCGACGGAGACGCTGGACGCCCGCGACCTCCCGCCGCCGCGACCGCTCAAGGACACGCTCGAGCGGCTTGCGGCGCTCGACGACGGAACCGTCCTGGTCCAGCTGAACGACCGTGCGCCCCAACACCTCTACCCGAAGCTCGAGGACCGGGGCTACGTCTACGAGACGGTCGAGGCGGACGACGGCGCCGTCGTGACCGCGATCTGGCGGGAGTAACGGCAGGGACGGCGGGGACGGCGGGGACGGCGGGGACGGCGGGGACGGCTCGCCAAGGGAAGCTCGAACCGGTAGCGGCGTTCGATCCGAATATGTTCGCACCCGCGCTCATTGTGGTTCGTCTTTTAGGAGTACCTAAATGGTGTCCGTATCACTCACCCTGTCGGTGCCGAAGCGCGTCTGGATCGGCGAACTGTCCCGGGAGTTCCCGGAGGCGACCTTCCGCGTTCGATCGGCGCAGTCGTGTGACGGCGTCGGCGTCGGATTCGTCGAGGTGCTCGCGAGCGACCCCGATCGGGTGCTCGACCGGATGCACGAGTACGGGGCGGTCCACGAGGTGGAGGTGTTCCAGCGCGGGACCGACCGCGCGCTCATCCAGTTCGAGACCGACGAGCCGCTGTTGTTGCGCGTCCTCGACCGGACCGGCGTGCCGGTGGAGATGCCCTTCGAGATCCGCGACGGCGAGGTCGACTGGGAGCTGACGACGACCCGGAACCGGCTCTCCTCGCTCGCCGACGAGCTGGACCAGTCGGAGGTGCGGTTCATCGTCGAGCACGTCTGGGACAGCCCCCGGTTCGACCGCGTGCTCACCGACCGCCAAAGCGAGGTCGTGGAGACCGCGATCGATCTCGGTTACTACGACTCCCCGCGGGGCTGTACCCAAGGCGAGCTCGCCGACGAGCTCGACCTCGCGAAGTCGACGTGCTGTGAGATCCTCCACCGCGCCGAGGAGCGGATCGTCAAGGAGTTCGAGGGCGGGGACCGGCCGGCGTTCACGAAGCCGGCGCCGGCTCCGTAGGGCACGCCGTCCCCCGATCACGCCGGCTCCGTAGGGCACGCCGTCCCCCGATCACGCCGTCTCCATAGGCCACGCCGTCCCAAAACGCGAATATAATTGCGTCGACATTTATAAGTCAGGAGACCGTATCCGCGGGTGATGGTTTCTACAGGAGACTCCGCACCGAGTTTCACGGCGACGATCGGCACGAGCGACCACGAATCGTTCGATATCGACGACGTCCTCGGGAACGGCCCGGTCGTGCTGGCGTTCTTCCCGGGCGCGTTCACGCCCCCGTGTACGAACGAGATGGTCGCCTTCCAGGAGCGGCTCGGCGACTTCGAGGACGCCGGCGCGACCGTGCTCGGCCTCAGCGCCGACTCGCCGTTCTCGCTCGGGGCGTTCCGCAAGGAACACGGCATCGAGTTCGACCTCGTGAGCGACACGGCCGGCGACGCGATCCGCGCGTACGACCTGGAGATCGACATCGCCGAACTGGGCCTCTATGGGATCGCGAACCGTGCCGTCTACGTCCTCGACGCGGACGGTGCGGTCGTCTACGACTGGGTGGCCGACGATCCGACGAACGAGCCCGACTACGCGGCGGTACTCGAGGCCGTGAAGTCGGCCTGATATGGGTCCGCCGCGGTGGGAGAACGAGAGCACCGCCGATCGGCGTGAAGACGACCGTTTCATTCGTCGGCGTCGGGGACGCTCGTCCGATCCGCTTGGCGGAGCACGAAGGGCCCGATCGCGAGCGTGCGCCGCGCCATCGTCGCGATCCTGAGCAGGAAGGAGACGAGCAGCAAAAACGGCGTGACGGCGATCGTCGTCGCCGCGGCAACCGCGATCACCAGGGCGTCGATGCCGAGGATCGACCCCCCGACGACCGCCGTGTCGAAAAAGAGCAACATCGATATCGTTACGATCAGGGCGGGGACGGCGGTATACAGCATCGCCCTGGAGAGCGCGATCAGCTCCCACTGAAAGTAGAGCGTTTTGAAGTGCTCGCGAGCGAGCCCGAACTGCTCGAGGGCAGCGATGAGTTCCTCGTGTGCCTCGCGAGCTGCCTCCGGGATCGCGTCCGCGTGGACGGTCCCGATTCGGCGCGCCTGGAACATCTTCCAGGAGTAGTTGAAGTCCAATGCGGCGCCGATCACGGCGTAGGTTCCGAACTGAGCACCGGAGAGGTCGTCACACACGCGGTCGGCGTGGGTGGTGAGATCCGTAACGAAGTCGTCGACGTCCTGGAAGAGGTCGTCAGCGTCGGCGTCGTTGGCGTCGTCGGCATCGGCGTCGTCGGCGGCATCGGCGGCATCGGCGTCGTCGGCGGCATCGGCGGCATCGGCGTCGTCGGCG
Proteins encoded:
- a CDS encoding pyridoxal-phosphate-dependent aminotransferase family protein, producing MRTRFTPGPTEVPEAVREAMAAEQPNPDVEAAFAERYETVCDKLATVYGTDHDVVVPGGEGILGLEAAIASLVAPGDHVLCVSNGLYGDGFADFVESYGGEATVVSAPSDEGYDLAAVDDALEAAAAEGAPIEVATLVHCETPTGTLNDLDPVLDRLESHDVVSVVDAVSSLGGTPVPTDRIDVCLGASQKCFSAPPGLTTAAISDRAWDRMTERDPASLYTNFLPWRDVSEGFPYTHLTANVAALDVALDLILEEGLESVFDRHERAARRCRERGREIGLDLHPDPERASPTVTAFHLPGEAESVRDRVEADHDIVLATGLADLSNEILRIGHMGYNADVEKVDRVMDAVEAVVE
- a CDS encoding RNA ligase family protein, translating into MHTYPSIPHVENAPAGLLEEGHLWLLEHVDGAQLRFQLRDSGAIRFGDRNRVYRNPAHIPAPYRHAVRHVRERLDRRALREAVANVEDVTVFGEATHRHAIDYDWERTPSFLGFDVRSGSDGEFLPPDAVERVLEALGLAPVHAVDREVRARDFDPDAYTVPQSAYYDGPAAGIVIRDKAGRRAVLPHPEFRGDAEPPFAAASESAPESAPEAESVPPDADAAAARYATRKRLERIASRLEKAERTVTVDALYDRVLEDIDREHHHRLHDGSRSIDMDDFRAAVAARTRRFLDDR
- a CDS encoding DUF7344 domain-containing protein; translated protein: MNGSKEDPSQRNHAAASDLPPRLAEDRFYWALASPHRRRLLHHLCENEDSTVDELASVLSGWEATTTGTMQTQTDRLEIRLQLLHNHLPRLADWGLIDYDVDAGTVQLGSLHPRTVDVIQRSIEAERFATTE
- a CDS encoding DICT sensory domain-containing protein; its protein translation is MTLTSLIDELRERDHHVTVYGRGERPEIETWLVTHGVPVASRTLPEGGPDPFIEIRADGEVVGIIGVEAIEGLLEPPIRRPGDRNGVSEGYRALFAILERTVFTGMNRRELLAVSREIEDRAFRVGDGTLHVSFQTFSTFRSQTAVYRTLGTETNLDIHIHGVEDWTPPAIPGVTYHADGTARFDPYWVLAYDGGPDVTQACGLVAEEDRDEYSGFWTNDAATVADIATAFKPT
- a CDS encoding HalOD1 output domain-containing protein produces the protein MPPYTLTIEMGRSSRNGFEEPSDLLVEIVGTLERYGLDCNDYQLYDFVDVEALAQLLNSASSDIEVRFTVEGIQLIATPEGVTVPVDEESYAVQR
- a CDS encoding molybdopterin-dependent oxidoreductase is translated as MTDTPPESDPVAPSNGDATDDLVSHPVPDAVREALGGSSRSPADPSADPPADPLADPAAGWTLRITTSTGVDLDSAPDQATDSEDDAGDSVTVTYDDLAALPHETFSGDFSCLEGWTATDLTWRGVRVGRLLEATVGARDGGSHALVRAMDGEYACAFPIDRLSESVLALELDGEPLPVEHGGPARLVPPGEDADCWRSVKWVAAIEVTAEPPTEADTAREIALSRVDG
- a CDS encoding CGCGG family putative rSAM-modified RiPP protein; translation: MTNTTHDHDDHDHADHDHDHDDHDHDAQPVTDHVHHNSWSANLERMEHADSRDLVVEQAIDAIEHTAADNHVNLVTHGAHGHPSEYLFDHLETTFDDGDLEWEYIEQCGCGGHVVRVYV
- a CDS encoding SRPBCC family protein translates to MQSVTLTRWIDADPTSVADAMADLEPFMAAAGFDEVTVDGDRIAVANRVGIATIELTLEVTEGLDGDDSLADAEPPFTLEYVQREGIFEAMTTSYTVTAADGGSEVTATTEFALDVAIVGDVLDATVIKRQRRRELEAQFDWLETRTS
- a CDS encoding DUF2249 domain-containing protein; translated protein: MEATTAVSETDAPTDRPTETLDARDLPPPRPLKDTLERLAALDDGTVLVQLNDRAPQHLYPKLEDRGYVYETVEADDGAVVTAIWRE
- a CDS encoding helix-turn-helix domain-containing protein, giving the protein MVSVSLTLSVPKRVWIGELSREFPEATFRVRSAQSCDGVGVGFVEVLASDPDRVLDRMHEYGAVHEVEVFQRGTDRALIQFETDEPLLLRVLDRTGVPVEMPFEIRDGEVDWELTTTRNRLSSLADELDQSEVRFIVEHVWDSPRFDRVLTDRQSEVVETAIDLGYYDSPRGCTQGELADELDLAKSTCCEILHRAEERIVKEFEGGDRPAFTKPAPAP
- a CDS encoding redoxin domain-containing protein — protein: MVSTGDSAPSFTATIGTSDHESFDIDDVLGNGPVVLAFFPGAFTPPCTNEMVAFQERLGDFEDAGATVLGLSADSPFSLGAFRKEHGIEFDLVSDTAGDAIRAYDLEIDIAELGLYGIANRAVYVLDADGAVVYDWVADDPTNEPDYAAVLEAVKSA